atctgtgtgtgtgtttctaggTATTTGGACAGAGTGTTCAAATGTCTGTTTGGTGGTTTTTGATTTACTTCTTCGGAAACTGAAGGTTGTTAAAAGCTTAAACATTCAGAGAACCTCCATTTGGGGCATATATTTCATGATAgcactttcagaaaaataatatgcctgttttgtttttttttgtttttttttggtgaaagtaAATAGTATAGATGTCATAAGTAGCTTTTAGAAGATTTTAAGCATACATACACAATGCTATATGTGTGATATTTTTACAGGTACACTTAATACagtgttttgttattgttattttgctttattgCACAAAATATCTAATTGTCAGTGTCTCTCAATTGAGGCTTCAgccaaacaaagaaaaaaggtcaATTCCAGCAAGATTCCTTTAGCAAGTACTTACTACATTTAAGGTTTCTAGTAGCTTCAGTATTGACAAAATTGCATAGATCTAGGTGGCCCGCTACCAGGAGGTCATCTGAATGAGTGATGTCATTCATTTATATTGCTGCTGAATCATGGACTTATCTTGTTAATCTATAGGATTACTCGAAAAGAAAACTTTATCATTGGGAGCCACAAACTCTCCTGTTCATTGTCATTGGTACAATCACAACATCGAGTGTGTGAGCGACACTCCTGCAATAAATCTGATGGATAATGCTGCTAATGGACAGTGTATAGCCCCTGGTGGTGCAACCGACTTTCTCTTCTCTTCCCCCCCCCCCAACATTTCAAACTGTTTTAAAGTAGGagcgtgtgcgtgtgcgtgtgcgtgtgtgtgtgcgtgtgcgtgtgcgcgtgtgtgtcgGGGGTTGAGGGTTAAGTGAGCCATattgttaatgtgtttgtaaTATGGTGCATATGACACAAACCATTTAGAGGATGGATGTCACCACAGCATGGGGAAGGCCTTGGAGGTACTGACCTATGATACAAGATAGATGATATGGATAGATGAAAAAGACAGACAGCATTCCAGCCATAATTATGTGTGTCAttgtgttctttttgttttaatgccaTTCTGTGTTAATGGCCTGCTATTGCTaatcatgtatattttactttaatgtattttacaaactaCTGTTGTACATGTATAGCCTAAGACAGACAGAATCCTATATATCTatgtgtatgaatgtgtgtTATGCATTTGTCTCCGTCATGAGAGCCTGCTGCCACAGCTGACAATTAATTTGTCTCCTACTGATAACATCATCCAAAGAGAAAGTTATTTATTCACTGACTTATTTGCTGAGTCAGGTGTGTGTTAAGGAAGGCAGGCTGTTGGCAGTTGTGCATgtttctgatgaaaaaaaaaatgtgtgtttctgtgtatgTTTAGACGACCTTTGCTGCTATGTGAGGAGAGGAGAGATTTGGTCCAGTGTTAATACTGTCCACAGTAATGAGTGATCaataaacacaaagaaaaaaacaaaaaaacaaaaacaaaacaaacaaacaaaacaaaacaaaaaaaaccccaaaatacTCTACCAGGAGTTTGTCTcttctgtgtttgtgtatatgtgCTCActgtacaaaatgtattttctatccTTATACCCTAacacaaaactttctgcatttttagaatttcaaaaaacttaattaatgATTTAGAAtcttgtttcctcatggggaccaaaaaaaaaaaagaagtcccAGATATGTTCAGATTTACTGGTATTGCTATACATATGGGGATATTTGGTTCTGTAATGCAGGGAAccaggacacacacacataatgatatatgtatgtatgtatgtatatatatatatatatatatatatatatatatatatatatatatatatatatatatatatatatatatatatataatatttatttatttatttatttatttatttatttattcatactcCTTAGTTTTCTCATATTAGTCTGCACTCCATACcccataataaaaatacagttttgaaaatgaaaatttttgtGATATGCAGAtctgagtaaaaaaaagaaagaaagaaagaaagaaagaaagaagaagaaaagaagaagaagaagaagaagaagaagaagaagaagaagaagaaacttaAATCACTGACATACGAAAGTAATTAGCAAAGCTTctcgcatcatacccaaaaaacGTCCAACGAAGTACTGAGTTAaaggtcagatttttttttgttttgtttttaaattaggcGTGCTATTAGGTTTTATTTAGGCTATATACCTGtagttaaattgtaataatcagCTAAAACATTATTGTAGTTTGCTTTTTTAATggacttatttttatttttatttttttattcgcaacatttataatttatattcaaTAAATCCATGTTTTTTTATTCGTTGTATTGGCCATAATCGGCAAAAGTCCAGCAAAATGCTCTTTGTTCCGGCGGAAGTGTCGACGCGGTGGTGTTGTCATACAGTACCCGGATGCATCTTATAAATGAAAGAGCAGGCCTTTAAGCCTTTCTTTTCTGAACGACCACCGCGAGGTTGCGTTTCCTGGCTCACCGCTGTTCGCGTTTCAATTGTTTCCACGAATAAGTCGGTCAGGAATTACTAACCATGGTAATTGGAAGTTTTACTAATATCGTATTAACACAGACTAGCAgtctttgttgtgttttgtgtctgtgtttaGGTGTTAAACAGCTCGTGTAAACACGTGCCGCGCTGTGTTTCTGAACCGATGTAACGGCTCTGATGCATGTTTTGTAGGCTTGGAGTTTGAGCAGTTTTGCGATCAATGAATGCCAGTTTATGCCAAGAGATCTGCTTATGAACTTTTGTTGAAAAGTTCTTACAGTGaacttttatgttttatttcctatagCTTTGTTTGAGCTGCTAGGAGTAGTGAAGCAAcaaagtaatactttttttaattcattagaaCACTTTAAAAGAGAGGAGTTTGTATAGTCACAGTAATAACATCAACATTGTGAGGTATTGTGTCATATTTCTGGCTTGTTAATAAAGGTTTTATATGTGaatgattatttatatatatatatatatatatatatatatatatatatatatatatatatatatatatgtatatatgtgtgtatatttactggTGTTTTGGTTGTGCATATTGTCTGGAGTTTAGGTGTCAACAAACTCTTGTGGCTTCATTATACGCAAAATCCAGTATTGATCGGTCTGTATTTTGTATGTGTTGGTAGCTttgtttataaattcaatttatgCATGTGTATTGTGTAAAGCATGTATTGAGTGTTTGAAACTTGCAATTAAATGTGtgtctgtttaaataaataaataataataaaaaaagagtgcaggtgttttgagaGTCGGAATTACAGTTTTCTGCTGTTTGTAAAGTTTATTAACAGCACATGTATGTTTTGCAGGCCTTCAAAGACACTGGTAAGGCTCCAGTTGAGGCTGAGGTGGCAATCCACCGTATCCGCATCACTCTGACAAGCCGCAATGTGAAATCTCTTGAAAAAGGTGTGTTTGCACCTCTGTGCTCTGGTTGTAATAAATTGATGGCAATGAGGATAATAATATATGAATGATATAAACATGAGCTATATTATACGCTATTCTGAGCCTTTTTTTCATCAAACTAAGTTGTGTGTCTAAATAGGTGAGGCATGTTGTCATTTAAGTTTTCTTCCCCCCCGTAGTGTGTGCTGATTTGATCCGAGGTGCCAAGGAGAAGAGTCTGAAGGTGAAGGGACCTGTGCGTATGCCCACCAAGGTGAGTaccagttgttgttgttttttttttttttttatatatatatatatatatatatatatatatatatatatatatatatatatatatatatatatatatatatatatatataaataaataaatgtgtaaaatatgctGTTCTAATCAAATGGAAGCTTCAATTAAATGCCTGTATTTAGTCAAAGACAGACCTTTGTGATGAGAATGTCCCaatttttaagatgtttgttgtcagactgacatttttctctctctctctctctctctatttatttttttttctcccccatcTCCGTCAATAAGACCCTGCGCATCACTACTCGCAAGACTCCATGTGGTGAAGGTTCCAAGACCTGGGACAGATTCCAGATGCGGATTCACAAGCGCCTCATTGATCTACACAGTCCATCTGAGATCGTCAAGCAGATCACCAGCATCAGCATTGAGCCTGGTGTTGAGGTGGAAGTCACCATTGCAGATGCATAATTGCTGTCTTCCAACTTAATCAGCTGTGTATTTGCTATCAgctcaataaaattaaaatttttggatTTCTGTTTGCCTTTTTTCCCCCGACATCAAACTGTttaggtacaaaaaaaaaaaacttgtataaAATTGTCTACTCATGTTGCTAGAAGCctgtatgcatttcttttatTCTGTGAAGCACagtgacatttaaaagtaaaaatcacTCCATTCCAGTGTCGTTTAGAATccaacatttaaatgttgtctgtgttctgcagaagaaagaaatgcatataGGTTTGcaactacatgagggtgagtcagTAAAAATGAGTATGTTTGTATATTAGATGGTTGAAGATGGtactacagatttttttttttttttggtgcctTAGCTGAAGTAGCAGAAATCTGtagtgtgttgtttttttttttttttcttttcttttcttttccatttgtataattatatatgctttttttgtcattagTAGATAGACTActtgaactatttttactaaaaaatgtGTAAGGTTGGTtcacatgaactgaaaaagtgaAAAGTTTATTGAAATtgtgaaggggaaaaaaaaaggtaaatgtgGGGTCCCTCACAGCAAATAAAATgtagatttatacataaattacattttaggttTAGGCAACcctgcactcttaaaaaaataaaggtgcttaaTGCCAtagaacaggggtgcccaaccctgttcctggagatcgaccttcctgcagagtttagttccaaccctaatcaaacacacctgtctgtaattataaagtgctccttcagatcataattagctggttcaggtgtgtttggtcatggttggagctaaactctgcaggatggtcaatctccaggaccagggttgagcacccgtgccatagaagaaccgtttttgtctaaatggttccataaaaaacatttaacatctgAAAAACCTTTCTGTTgcacaaaaaaggttcttcagattataaaaaaggtaagaaagatggttctttgtggaaccaaaatggttcttctgtggcatcactgtgaagaaccttttaaagcacctttatttttaaaagtgtatggTGTAGGTCAAGGTTCACGCACATATTTTGTTAagggctaaataaataaaacgggACAAGAACAAGCAGTCGTCCCAAAATGCACCTGTGATTTTTGATTGCATACACCCTAAAAGAATTTACAGGTGTGCTAAATCTTTCTAGGACCTGATTGTTAAGTTCTGATTGGTGAACAGGTGTGGCAAATGCATTTTGGGTAACATTTTGcctgtgttattttattttatttttttagatggtTTCAGTTGTTTCAAGCTAATCAGTTTGCTTTTACTGTCTTGTCTAAATTTATGATCAATGCAAATGTCAGATTGAAGACCCTGTATAATTTAGCtctcattgttttaaatatagaactGTTTTAATCACTGTATAATCATGGCAACTGTTATTGACATGACAAATGAGGACACTGCGTTAGTGGCTATGGAGTCAACTGCTTGTGAACCACATCATGCAGTTCTACCAGAACTTTCAGGAGTTTCCTCCATAACATCACAGGTCAAAAGATTGCAAgttctagtgtttttttttttttttttcttaacttttttcATAACAcataatttggttttgtttttatgtatatagTATCGCACTTCGTatgatgtttgatgtttttgGTATGTGCAGAGTGAGAACAATGAAATTTCTGAACCGCATCAACTTCGAGTTTACTTGAAGGTGCGCCCTTTCAGTGAAGAGGAGCTCAGAAGCAATGAAGATCAGGTATTGTAGATCAAGGTTTTGTTTGCTTAAGGAAATGTTGAGCTTTAATGAACAACCTTTTTCTCTCAGGGTTGTGTTGTATTTGAAGACTCTGAGACCATTGCTCTTCATGCTCCCAAAGGATCTGCCACCATGAAAAGCAGTGAGAAAGGAATTGGTCAACAGGTTTATAAATTTAGCTTTACCCAGGTAAAACTCTATTTAAAAACTTAGAGCTTGGACAAATCTTAATTCTGTAGATTCTATAGATGttgatgggttttttttatttatttatttatttttttaattgaaatgcaGATCTTTGGACCAACATGTACTCAGGCAGAGTTTTTTGAAGGTACAATCAGTTCACAGGTGCATGACTTTCTTCATGGAAAAAATGCATTGGTGTTCAGTTATGGTGTGACCAATGCTGGAAAAACGTACACCATACAAGGTGAATTTAACATAGATATCTGCACTTTATTTATTGGTAGTTTTCATTCATGTTACTTTAGTGCATCCTGTGATATATCTGCTGTTGTTGGGTGTTTGTAATCATTATGTGTGAAATTGTCTGTTTTTAGGTTCTCAGAAAGAACCTGGCATTTTGCCACGTGCTTTAGAGGTCATGTTCAAGCACATTGGTGGCCACCAGTATGAGCATATGGATCTAAAGCCATATTTGAGCTCGGATGTCCAAAAATTGGACTCTGACCAGCTAAAAGTAGAGAAGAATGCCAAGGCAGCACTCTTCAGTTCGCTCAAAGAGGTAAGACTGATTGTGAAGCTCAGGTACAGTCTCTCCAACAGGAGAAACTACTGTGGCATAGTTTTCATATTATTCCTTGTGCgctttggttaatttttttttttttttttttttttttttttttacacagcaTAAATACACTTGACATTAAGTTTTGGCTTAAATAATAGTGCCATTCTTTGATACAGCTTAAATCATGCTTATCTCTCGTCACAGGAGCCTGAACCCACAAGATCCAGTAGAAATAGCTCAACATCTTCCTCAGTTGGTAGTTTGTCTTTTTCCAGTGTTTCATATGACCACACAGGTAGTAAGCATTACGATTACTAAAAAGTGTGAAAAAGACCTATGAGGACCTGGTTTTAGGTTTGTGCCTATGTCTTTCAGCCGACAGTGTTGATGGCATGGTTGAAAGACCGTGTCTGTACTCCGTTTGGGTGGCGTTTTATGAAATCTACAATGAGCATGTGTATGACCTGCTTCAGCTAGCCCACACGACCAAAACAAAAAGACGTCCTGCACTGCGGGTTTGTGAGGACAGCACAGGGAGCTCTTACATTAGAGGTACAGTTTCTCCATTAAAAGAAGCAAATGTTTGTTTGCACTTTCAGTGCTTTTCTTCTAAAGTTTGTTGATGTCCTTGTAGATTTAAGATGGGTTAATGTGCAGAATGCAGAGGAGGCTAGTAAGATCCTACGTGTGGGCAATAAGAACCGCAGTGCAGCAGCAACCAAAATGAACCAGTCATCCAGCAGAAGGTCTTCAATTACCCATTAAccgatttttaaaaaatgaataaatagctTTTTGTTTATTCCAAGTATAGAGGTGCTTAATACAGAACGTGTTGCAGTTTAGTGCAGCctttaaatttaaagcaaatGGTCTGTTTGCAGTCACAGTATCTTCACCATCAAACTGATACGCATGGAGGGAGGAGATGTTCAGGGATTGTCAGAGTAAGTGAAATGCATAGGTTTCAAAacatctgttcttttgaaaatgtaacgCTTTTCTTCTCTCCTTGCATAAAGTCTCTCACTTTGTGACTTGGCCGGCTCTGAAAGAtgtaacaaaaccaaaacatttggagAGCGTCTGAAGGAAGCTGGTAACATAAACAATTCATTGCTGATTCTAGGCAAGTGTATTGCAGCCCTCCGGAATAACCAAGGTTACAGGTACATGCAAATACCAACTAGGCAGTTTTTTTTAGGCAAAGTGTCGGGTTTATATATGCTGTGTTTTCAAAACCGTGTTCCTGTTTGCTACTTTAGGATGAAGATGAGTTACATCCCATTTCGAGAAAGCAAACTGACACGGCTCTTTCAAGGAATGTTTTGTGGGCGTGGCAGGGCTTCCATGATTGTTAATATTAATCAGTGTGCCTCAACTTATGATGAGACCATTCATGTGATGAAGTTTTCTGCAGTTGCTAAACAGGTTTGTGAGGGGAGGGAGGGGGGGGGGGTTAAACATCATAAGGTGTTGGCAGATAGACTGTAAGGTTATAGgtagggctgcatgataaatcTCATGCGATTGTCATGCACATCTAGTCAGTAAAGCTGGTTCTGTGATTTAGTAGTGAATCTCCAAGTgtgttcagctggagcggcaattaatacacagagccgtaaataaCTGACAAGCTATGCAAAAAAAAGTGCTCATCACAGATGGatcgcattcgattatgagcGTGTTTTTGCgtagctgaacgcacgtgactgagatttactactaatcgcAGAACCGGCTTTAGTGACTAAATGCGCATGATAATCACATGCAAATtttattgtgcagccctagttATAGGCCAGCCTGCTCATCTGTGGGCTTTGCAATGGGTTGCAATATGGTTTTGGTGATTGCCTAAAGCATGTAACCACACAGGTCACTCAAGTGTTGCATCTGAGGTCTGTGTATATATTAGGTGTTGCAGGTTATACCTCCACGATCTCTTGAGTCTCTGGCACCACGTCTTGTTGGTCTGGATGGGAAGCCATTGCTGAAAAATGGTTTTATTGATGACCAGGCTGTGGATGACTACTTATCGGAGGAAGAGCTGCTGGATGGAGATGAGGCAGATATGTCAATATTACCTCAAGAGGTGACATTGCTTTGGTTGAACTCTTACGTCAGCTGAGGCACTGCTTCACAACACTCCAATAAGATGCTCAGTGCTGAAAGATCTCTCCCTCAGTCTCTGTGTCTCACTCTCTCACTCTTACTTATTTTTGCAGGAGTTGTTAGGCTTGGTGGAAAGCTTGCGTGTAAAGCTGTTGGCTGAGCGCAGAAAAAATCTGCTGCAGGAGATTCAGATACGAAAGGAGATGGGAGATGCAATGTTGCAACAAATCATGGAGGCAGAGGAACTGCACAGGTGCGTTATTGTGAATGGCGATATAAAGGCAAGTCACAGTAACATGGACTTGTGAAaagttatcttttttttttttttttttctttttttaattttatttttaagtcgTCAGATGGTTGACCTAAAGGAGAGTTATGAAGAGAAGATGGACCGCACATTTGAGATGTATAAAGAGGCATTGAAAGAACATGCGTACCAATGTGCTCTGGAGAGACTAGAAGAGGATTACATCCCTATAGAGGAATACAATGAAGAGCAAGAGCGAGTCAAGGTATATACACGAttgttcaaatgtaattaacTGCCAACTATTTAGTGTGTGTACCAGCACTGTGTGTGCTACATTTGTCTGTGTATATGTTATCGGTCATATCGAAGTATGAGAATTATAATAGGCCAGCAGCCTAGCATTGTAACTTTGCACAAAATGTGACGAGCTGCATTTATTAATGACTGATGAATTGGGTGTTTTAGATATAGTATGCTTGtctaactttattttaatataggaGCTAGAGAAGCTTGTTCGAGAGTGGGAACAGAAATCCCGGTGTTATGGTCATCTGCCTGTCATGCAGGACAACTTTATGCAAACAAGTCCAGTGCCTACCACAGAAGAGTCAGGTATTATCCATTTAGGATGTGAATGTGCGTGTGAATGCGGATGTGTCTCTCTGCgaggtgtgtgtgttgtgtttttttttttttttttttggatctggagaaatgtaaaaatgcagcaAGGATCATATGGTGAGGGTTTATTTTGTACAGTCTAGTATGTATGTGTACTCTGTTCATTGACTGCAGATGCAGAAAGGTTTAAAATGCTGTACAAGGAAAAGTGTGCAGTGGAGAAACTATGTGTTGACAAGCAAGAGGTAAACGGACAACTGAAAGTTTCAGTAGCAGTTTCATGATTtggtgttttgagtttttgctttgtttttgtttattttattttattttattttttttttttagttgattgTGTCTCTCGAGCAGCGAATCAGCGAGTTGAATGAGACTCTGCAGGAAGCTGGGGAGAGTTACATGGAAAAACTTGCTGAGGTCCAAAATCTACAAAACAGACTCTCAAATCAGGTAAGACCACTCATTGATGAAATGCTGTATGGCCATGTGCTTATTACGAAAGCTGCTTATTTATCAACAGGAGCAAAAAATGGAGGGTTTGCAAAGTGATGTTGTGGCCAAAGAGAAGGAGATGAACAGTTTGCGGCAGGAAATTGCAAAGCTAGCTAATGATTCTGTAGGACAGTCTCGTCCGAGGTGTGGTCTGCTGGTCAACATTAAAGAATCAATGACGCCGCCATCTACAGGAAGTTTGTGCCGCACCATTAAAAAGTCTGTAAGGGCAACAACGTCTTTAAGGAAAAAGCCAAGCTGATTACATGCTTTTGAAGTGCTACTGTAGCACTATTTGTTGAATGGGtttcttccatgtttttatttttgcaataaaagcttattttaaaCTCTGGGGTCTTTTGGAGTTGCATCTATGATTGTTTAACATGCTCTAACCCTGATACTGTGTTCAATGCACAGATGATTCAGAGTTTTGtaaatgtctgtttatttgaaaaacCTTCCCAGTAAATTGTCTTGGGGTCATGACATGATAAATTCAATTTACctttgatcttttgacatattgaAGGCCTTTGTGCCATTAAAATCAGCCAGCATTcactataaaacacttttaagcCAAatacacagagagagaaaaaaataaatttaaaaaagtactgGCATCTGGACACAAGTCACTATTCTTTGCATTAGTGCTGTTTTGAACTTATTGTTTGAATGCTTTCATTTACTGGATCACTGAACTTTCCATGAGTTTACTGGTTTAAAATTGTGATTGCAAAAACCTGCTTTTCGTTTTTAAGGTGTTTTCATTATAATGTACTGACTCGAGAGCCGGGTctcatgaaaatgcatatcaataGCACAATTTGATTTTTCTATTTGGTGTGCTACACTGAAATTGACATTGGCTTGACATTTTGACGCAATCAGCATTGgttctcccttttcaaatctcatcagaaaggcatttgtattcaatacaaaattaaaagttgaaaataaagtatctgATAGGGTTAGGTTAGATAGGGTTtatattgtcccaataaggtgacatccatttaataatttgaattaaaattataatttacagtgaatgttattgcatactgttttataatgtactgcaattctgaggtgcagataattgccactatttgcaataagtagtacaaatagcagaaaatcctcTATAATAGTTGCTGCCATAAAAAAGTGGATGGATTCGTTGCCATTAAAACTCTTGTTTTTAACAAGTCTGTTAAAACCTTGGAAACCTAAAGGGAATTTCTTAGTAAATTCTTAAATGACCAACAATTTTACTGTACCTAATGACATGAttcattttatgaaattaaCCTAATTTTTATGATACAGTCTTAAAACATGCTTCACTGTTTCTGGGTGTCTACACGTGCTACAGCATCCTGTATCGTGTctaattatatgtaaaaattGTCCATCCAAAGCGTTCCAAATTCGAATATTTATATTCCTAGcatctaatattttttaaaaatatatatttatttatttgttttaactgGGTGATTATTTTATTACCTTTAACCAGTCCAGTCAGGTCAAATAAACCTCAGTTGCAATCTTAACTCTAATGATATTTTCCTAATATCTACTTGTGAAGATATTACTGGAGCTAAACACACAACATATTCTTAGTGCCTGAGTTTGTATGTCAGTCTTTTTCTTCAGTGACAATGATGCTGAACTGTAAGACTGACAAAGTGATTGTCAGCTAGCACTCCAGTCTATTCCAGCCAGACACCTTA
The sequence above is a segment of the Labeo rohita strain BAU-BD-2019 chromosome 7, IGBB_LRoh.1.0, whole genome shotgun sequence genome. Coding sequences within it:
- the rps20 gene encoding 40S ribosomal protein S20; translation: MAFKDTGKAPVEAEVAIHRIRITLTSRNVKSLEKVCADLIRGAKEKSLKVKGPVRMPTKTLRITTRKTPCGEGSKTWDRFQMRIHKRLIDLHSPSEIVKQITSISIEPGVEVEVTIADA
- the zgc:56231 gene encoding kinesin-like protein KIF20A; translated protein: MATVIDMTNEDTALVAMESTACEPHHAVLPELSGVSSITSQSENNEISEPHQLRVYLKVRPFSEEELRSNEDQGCVVFEDSETIALHAPKGSATMKSSEKGIGQQVYKFSFTQIFGPTCTQAEFFEGTISSQVHDFLHGKNALVFSYGVTNAGKTYTIQGSQKEPGILPRALEVMFKHIGGHQYEHMDLKPYLSSDVQKLDSDQLKVEKNAKAALFSSLKEEPEPTRSSRNSSTSSSVGSLSFSSVSYDHTADSVDGMVERPCLYSVWVAFYEIYNEHVYDLLQLAHTTKTKRRPALRVCEDSTGSSYIRDLRWVNVQNAEEASKILRVGNKNRSAAATKMNQSSSRSHSIFTIKLIRMEGGDVQGLSDLSLCDLAGSERCNKTKTFGERLKEAGNINNSLLILGKCIAALRNNQGYRMKMSYIPFRESKLTRLFQGMFCGRGRASMIVNINQCASTYDETIHVMKFSAVAKQVLQVIPPRSLESLAPRLVGLDGKPLLKNGFIDDQAVDDYLSEEELLDGDEADMSILPQEELLGLVESLRVKLLAERRKNLLQEIQIRKEMGDAMLQQIMEAEELHSRQMVDLKESYEEKMDRTFEMYKEALKEHAYQCALERLEEDYIPIEEYNEEQERVKELEKLVREWEQKSRCYGHLPVMQDNFMQTSPVPTTEESDAERFKMLYKEKCAVEKLCVDKQELIVSLEQRISELNETLQEAGESYMEKLAEVQNLQNRLSNQEQKMEGLQSDVVAKEKEMNSLRQEIAKLANDSVGQSRPRCGLLVNIKESMTPPSTGSLCRTIKKSVRATTSLRKKPS